Proteins encoded in a region of the Drosophila sechellia strain sech25 chromosome 2L, ASM438219v1, whole genome shotgun sequence genome:
- the LOC6611787 gene encoding uncharacterized protein LOC6611787 isoform X8 encodes MIFSTDSHWQSLLAGRIPVASMTGPIKRGLLWQQRDRLFSRWKERYFVLTRDYLHCFKRASGSANERASDMGQFIFKVKLVDVEKVEWLNRRSYSAIGLLLGREGRVLLRCDDGLEDWFELLEECTMTSKERRRALKIAQGPRSRASLAAPVSHASLQFQHFGLGGTYSSALDDWLMTNGTGGLARHKIGAGSLNGYGGANPFLFSDSVPDLSALNNENHNHHLSGISTNHSTPQKIPHHSNANLSRYSNGYVSAQNSFTQAGALYGSPRRIFINSSFGSNQVVDEETEETEVQLRRPRLFRGVSATPDNGNELDRDWLYRKPRAPTDMRHSVQPMLPTGGGSNIGLAKTELDCSAHDSGLDTPPSTHRPSSYREASRDSTETNGSSSRGTLLNNSSPGGSFRAKKLSTQVSNLNQLNSLNGSRYSVQDQRILKMRNNEDDRCASIKMANRLNQNQEPATYDPNQNRYYKNGNATPPTSLTPQHTPQHKLMMMHHGNGNGNMGTLNGNTNGSDRMNGSAIFRERYQHPALAAIINEAQGLKFRERAYSDSQQRRLNNNNGPTPQPASPLAQRRNNGGLGSGVGSGAIYGTPTRV; translated from the exons ATGATTTTTTCAACGGATTCGCATTGG CAATCCTTGCTGGCAGGACGCATTCCGGTGGCCTCCATGACAGGACCCATTAAACGCGGACTGCTCTGGCAGCAAAGGGATCGGCTCTTCTCTCGCTGGAAGGAGCG TTACTTTGTGCTCACTCGCGACTACTTGCACTGCTTCAAAAGAGCCTCGGGATCGGCCAATGAACGTGCCTCGGATATGGGACAGTTTATCTTCAAG GTCAAGCTGGTGGACGTGGAGAAGGTGGAGTGGCTGAATCGGCGCTCCTACAGCGCCATTGGACTGCTACTGGGTCGCGAGGGTCGTGTTCTCCTCCGCTGCGATGATGGCCTAGAGGATTGGTTCGAGCTGCTGGAG GAATGCACAATGACCTCCAAGGAGCGCAGACGAGCCCTGAAGATTGCCCAAGGACCCAGATCCCGAGCCTCCTTGGCTGCTCCTGTTTCGCATGCTTCGCTGCAGTTCCAGCACTTTGGTCTGGGAGGCACATACTCGAGTGCCCTGGACGACTGGCTGATGACGAATGGAACCGGTGGTCTGGCCCGCCACAAGATTGGAGCTGGCAGTCTGAACGGCTATGGCGGGGCCAATCCCTTCCTGTTCTCCGATTCGGTGCCGGATCTGAGTGCTCTGAACAACGAAAACCACAATCACCACCTGAGCGGCATCAGCACGAACCACTCGACGCCGCAAAAGATCCCCCACCACAGCAACGCGAATCTCAGCCGATACTCCAATGGATATGTCTCAGCCCAGAACAGTTTCACCCAGGCCGGAGCACTGTACGGATCGCCAAGGAGGATCTTCATCAACAGCAGCTTCGGTTCCAACCAGGTGGTGGATGAGGAGACCGAGGAGACGGAGGTTCAGCTGCGTAGGCCCAGACTGTTCCGGGGAGTTAGCGCTACTCCGGATAATGGCAACGAACTGGACCGCGATTGGCTGTATCGGAAGCCAAGGGCGCCCACTGATATGAGGCACTCAG ttCAACCAATGTTACCCACtggcggcggcagcaacatCGGGCTGGCCAAAACCGAACTGGACTGTTCGGCCCATGATAGTGGCCTGGACACGCCCCCATCGACGCACCGCCCCTCGAGCTACCGGGAGGCGAGCAGGGACAGCACGGAGACCAATGGCAGTTCGTCGAGGGGAACCCTGCTGAACAACTCATCGCCAGGTGGCAGTTTTCGAGCCAAGAAGCTGAGCACCCAAGTAAGCAATCTCAACCAGCTGAATTCCCTGAACGGATCGAGATACTCGGTGCAGGATCAGCGCATCCTGAAGATGCGCAACAACGAGGATGATCGCTGCGCCTCCATCAAGATGGCCAATCGGCTCAATCAGAATCAGGAGCCGGCCACCTACGATCCCAACCAGAATCGCTACTATAAGAACGGAAATGCCACGCCTCCCACTTCACTGACGCCCCAGCATACGCCGCAGCACAAACTGATGATGATGCACCATGGCAATGGGAACGGCAACATGGGCACCCTGAATGGCAACACCAACGGATCGGATCGCATGAACGGATCGGCCATTTTCCGGGAGCGCTACCAACATCCCGCCCTGGCCGCCATCATCAACGAAGCCCAGGGCCTTAAGTTTCGAG AGCGGGCCTACTCGGACAGTCAGCAGCGTCGcctcaacaacaacaatggacCGACCCCCCAACCAGCCTCGCCCCTCGCCCAGCGCCGGAATAATGGTGGACTCGGATCCGGAGTCGGATCGGGGGCTATATATGGCACGCCCACGCGTGTATAG
- the LOC6611787 gene encoding uncharacterized protein LOC6611787 isoform X9 produces the protein MIFSTDSHWQSLLAGRIPVASMTGPIKRGLLWQQRDRLFSRWKERYFVLTRDYLHCFKRASGSANERASDMGQFIFKVKLVDVEKVEWLNRRSYSAIGLLLGREGRVLLRCDDGLEDWFELLEECTMTSKERRRALKIAQGPRSRASLAAPVSHASLQFQHFGLGGTYSSALDDWLMTNGTGGLARHKIGAGSLNGYGGANPFLFSDSVPDLSALNNENHNHHLSGISTNHSTPQKIPHHSNANLSRYSNGYVSAQNSFTQAGALYGSPRRIFINSSFGSNQVVDEETEETEVQLRRPRLFRGVSATPDNGNELDRDWLYRKPRAPTDMRHSVQPMLPTGGGSNIGLAKTELDCSAHDSGLDTPPSTHRPSSYREASRDSTETNGSSSRGTLLNNSSPGGSFRAKKLSTQVSNLNQLNSLNGSRYSVQDQRILKMRNNEDDRCASIKMANRLNQNQEPATYDPNQNRYYKNGNATPPTSLTPQHTPQHKLMMMHHGNGNGNMGTLNGNTNGSDRMNGSAIFRERYQHPALAAIINEAQGLKFREESENMW, from the exons ATGATTTTTTCAACGGATTCGCATTGG CAATCCTTGCTGGCAGGACGCATTCCGGTGGCCTCCATGACAGGACCCATTAAACGCGGACTGCTCTGGCAGCAAAGGGATCGGCTCTTCTCTCGCTGGAAGGAGCG TTACTTTGTGCTCACTCGCGACTACTTGCACTGCTTCAAAAGAGCCTCGGGATCGGCCAATGAACGTGCCTCGGATATGGGACAGTTTATCTTCAAG GTCAAGCTGGTGGACGTGGAGAAGGTGGAGTGGCTGAATCGGCGCTCCTACAGCGCCATTGGACTGCTACTGGGTCGCGAGGGTCGTGTTCTCCTCCGCTGCGATGATGGCCTAGAGGATTGGTTCGAGCTGCTGGAG GAATGCACAATGACCTCCAAGGAGCGCAGACGAGCCCTGAAGATTGCCCAAGGACCCAGATCCCGAGCCTCCTTGGCTGCTCCTGTTTCGCATGCTTCGCTGCAGTTCCAGCACTTTGGTCTGGGAGGCACATACTCGAGTGCCCTGGACGACTGGCTGATGACGAATGGAACCGGTGGTCTGGCCCGCCACAAGATTGGAGCTGGCAGTCTGAACGGCTATGGCGGGGCCAATCCCTTCCTGTTCTCCGATTCGGTGCCGGATCTGAGTGCTCTGAACAACGAAAACCACAATCACCACCTGAGCGGCATCAGCACGAACCACTCGACGCCGCAAAAGATCCCCCACCACAGCAACGCGAATCTCAGCCGATACTCCAATGGATATGTCTCAGCCCAGAACAGTTTCACCCAGGCCGGAGCACTGTACGGATCGCCAAGGAGGATCTTCATCAACAGCAGCTTCGGTTCCAACCAGGTGGTGGATGAGGAGACCGAGGAGACGGAGGTTCAGCTGCGTAGGCCCAGACTGTTCCGGGGAGTTAGCGCTACTCCGGATAATGGCAACGAACTGGACCGCGATTGGCTGTATCGGAAGCCAAGGGCGCCCACTGATATGAGGCACTCAG ttCAACCAATGTTACCCACtggcggcggcagcaacatCGGGCTGGCCAAAACCGAACTGGACTGTTCGGCCCATGATAGTGGCCTGGACACGCCCCCATCGACGCACCGCCCCTCGAGCTACCGGGAGGCGAGCAGGGACAGCACGGAGACCAATGGCAGTTCGTCGAGGGGAACCCTGCTGAACAACTCATCGCCAGGTGGCAGTTTTCGAGCCAAGAAGCTGAGCACCCAAGTAAGCAATCTCAACCAGCTGAATTCCCTGAACGGATCGAGATACTCGGTGCAGGATCAGCGCATCCTGAAGATGCGCAACAACGAGGATGATCGCTGCGCCTCCATCAAGATGGCCAATCGGCTCAATCAGAATCAGGAGCCGGCCACCTACGATCCCAACCAGAATCGCTACTATAAGAACGGAAATGCCACGCCTCCCACTTCACTGACGCCCCAGCATACGCCGCAGCACAAACTGATGATGATGCACCATGGCAATGGGAACGGCAACATGGGCACCCTGAATGGCAACACCAACGGATCGGATCGCATGAACGGATCGGCCATTTTCCGGGAGCGCTACCAACATCCCGCCCTGGCCGCCATCATCAACGAAGCCCAGGGCCTTAAGTTTCGAG AAGAATCAGAAAATATGTGGTAA
- the LOC6611788 gene encoding putative uncharacterized protein DDB_G0287265, which translates to MRSRTELVTTTFEESDEDDFSPDDSDSEEDWRPTKKRPSKPSGSDGGRKRKSAAATASKAKRRMAKVSDEESDEEDDLETDPSDDDFDFPSASTSKRPQSLPPKKQFVKLNQLDLLVKKSDLMESDWLKNNRLCLWRKDEQTNLLQKYLRVKSAAEEEELLFTSSSVYSSWDDQQTSDFIEVKVNCLDPNNRRIKLHDLEAVKKISVELQSERNKKSTSDKEDTSEAEEDKPNDADS; encoded by the exons ATGCGAAGTCGCACGGAACTGGTGACCACCACTTTCGAGGAGAGCGACGAGGATGACTTCAGTCCGGACGATTCCGACTCCGAGGAGGACTGGCGACCCACCAAGAAACGTCCGTCCAAGCCATCTGGCTCCGATGGCGGCAGGAAGCGGAAATCGGCGGCAGCCACTGCCTCGAAGGCCAAGCGTCGGATGGCCAAGGTGAGCGACGAGGAGTCCGACGAAGAGGATGACCTCGAAACCGATCCCAGCGACGACGACTTTGACTTCCCGTCGGCCAGCACTTCGAAGCGACCACAGAGTCTGCCGCCCAAGAAGCAATTTGTTAAGTTAAACCAACTGGATTTGCTGGTAAAAAAGTCTGATCTTATGGAAAGCGACTGGCTGAAGAACAATCGCTTGTGTCTGTGGCGCAAGGATGAACAGACGAATCTGCTCCAGAAGTATCTGCGGGTCAAGTCGGCtgccgaggaggaggagctgctcTTCACCTCCAGTTCTGTA TATTCCAGTTGGGATGATCAGCAGACGAGCGACTTCATAGAGGTCAAAGTCAACTGCTTGGATCCCAACAACAGACGCATTAAACTGCACGATCTGGAGGCGGTTAAGAAAATCTCCGTGGAACTACAATCAGAGCGAAATAAGAAATCGACATCGGACAAGGAAGACACttcggaggcggaggaggataAGCCAAATGATGCTGATTCTTAA
- the LOC6611789 gene encoding coiled-coil domain-containing protein 43 — MSATDEFQSWLNEQLRKLNTDENVFGSYIVGILEGDETTDEKTEALEGILSETGSANIEELVATILQKWLQSHPSADDPPKKGLDIDVNAQLAKLLEQQKLQPAVNKEREYTEEERRIKQQILAQYSQTVVANEDDQDSEEESEDDSGTLTRNTNKSDVQALAKEKREQARMDSAAKKQKDKEDREKQKQLREEKKEKRKTVKGERRR, encoded by the exons ACCGACGAGAACGTTTTCGGCTCGTATATCGTTGGAATTTTGGAGGGCGACGAAACCACAGATGAAAAAACCGAGGCTCTCGAGGGAATCCTCAGCGAAACAGGT TCCGCCAACATTGAGGAACTGGTGGCCACCATACTCCAAAAGTGGCTACAGAGCCATCCCAGCGCCGATGATCCGCCCAAAAAGGGTCTGGATATCGATGTGAATGCCCAGTTGGCCAAGTTGCTGGAGCAACAGAAGCTGCAACCCGCAGTAAACAAGGAGCGTGAATACACCGAGGAGGAGCGTCGCATCAAGCAGCAGATCCTAGCTCAATACTCCCAG ACTGTCGTTGCCAACGAGGATGACCAGGATTCCGAGGAGGAGAGCGAGGATGACAGTGGGACCCTCACCAGGAACACCAACAAATCGGATGTCCAGGCGCTTGCCAAGGAGAAGCGGGAGCAGGCCCGAATGGACAGTGcggccaaaaagcaaaaggacAAGGAGGATCgggaaaagcaaaagcaattGCGCGAGGAAAAGAAGGAGAAACGCAAAACCGTCAAAGGCGAACGGCGTCGATAA